The region ACACACCCAGCCGCTGTTCGTCGACCAGGCCGCCGAACTGATCAAAGTGCTCAAGACCAAGTCGGCCGACGATATTTCGGGGTTGATGGACCTGAGCGCGGCCTTGTCCGAGCTGAACGTCCGCCGCTACGCCGAATGGAAGCCCAAGTTCACCCAGGCCAATTCGCGCCAGGCCATCCTGGCCTTCAACGGCGATGTCTATGAAGGCCTGCAGGCCGACACCTTGACACCCGGACAGCTGGACTGGGCGCAGGAACATCTGGCCATCCTCAGCGGCCTGTACGGCGTGCTGCGCCCGCTGGACCTGATGCAGCCGTATCGCCTGGAAATGGGCACCCGCCTGGAAACCAAGCGTGGCAAGAACCTGTACGACTTCTGGGGCACCCACATCGCCGAGTACCTGAACGAACGTCAGGCCGACGCCAAGAAGCCCATCATCGTCAACCTGGCTTCGGAGGAGTACTTCAAGTCGGTCCACCTGAAGACCCTGCAGGCGCGCGTGGTGCAGTGCGTGTTCCAGGACTGGAAGAATGGCGCCTGGAAGATCATCAGCTTCCACGCCAAGCGGGCCCGCGGCCTGATGGCGCGCTATGCCATCACGCACAAGGCCGGCACGCCGGAGAAGCTGCAAGGTTTCGACAGCGAAGGCTACGCGTATGCGGCCGACGCCTCGACGCCGGACAAACTGGTGTTCCGCCGCAAGCTGGAAGGCTGAGCGGGGCTTGGCCCGGCTAAGCCCCCGGCGCTTAGCCTAAGGCCCCGCTTTCCTGCCGGATCATCTGCCCCGCCTTGACCATCAGCTTGAGCGGATAGGCCAGGGCGGCCAGATCGCCCTGGTTGTCCAGCTGCTCCGGCAGCGGCGGCACCGGCGGGCGCGCCGGATCCAGCATGATCACGATATCCTGCAAGGTGTCCTGGACCGACGCCGGCGGCTCTTCGGCCAGGGTCGACAGGGTCGGTACGGCGGCGGTGGTCTGCGACGCCAGGATATGGTTCTGGATCAGCAGGTTGTTCAGCTCCGGCACGAACTGCTGGCGTGAACGCGGCTCGCTGATCATGCGATAGAACGCCTCGGCGAAATTGCTGAAGGAGATGTGCACGTTCTTGCGCGCCAGGCGCCAGTTCAGGTCGGCATCTTCCTCGTCGGGCTGCGGGGGCACGTCCGGCTGCGGCCCCTGGACCAGCGCCGCGGTGACGGGCGCCTGGGCTGCCTTGGCCATCTGCTTGCGCCGCATGACTTCCGCATAGCGCAGCCCGGCGCTCAGGTAATCGCGGTTGGCATTGATCGCCGCCCGCGCCAGCGGCGCCATATAGCGCGATTCCCACCAGGGGAAGGCATAGCTGCACAGCAGGGCCACGCCGCAACCGATCAGGGTATCCAGGGCCCGTTCCCCGATCACCTCCATCGACACCGTGCCAGGTGACACGAAGTGGAAGACCAGGACCACGAACAGGGTGTTGAATACCGCGCTGCCCATGTAATTGAGCAGCACCAGGCTGTTGCCCATGATGCAGGCGACCAGCAGGGCGCCAAACAGAATGGCGGGCTTGTCGGTGAGATTCAGCAGTACCGCGGCCAGCAGGCACCCCAGCAGGGTGCCCATCAGACGCCAGCCGTTGCGCTGGCGGGTCAGCGCGAAGCCGGGTTTCATGACGATGACGATGGTCAGGATGATCCAGTAGTTATGCGCCGAAAACGCTTCGGTCACCCATAGCTCGGTCAGGATCATCGCCAGCGAGGCGGCCAGGGTCACCCGCAAGGCATAACGGAAGTTGGGCGAATCCAGGCGCAGATTGCTGGTCAGCATGCCGACGCGGAATTCCTGCCGCGTCATGAAGCGCGTCAGCGACTTGTCGATGCGCAGGGCGCTGGTCGGCGTGGCATCCGGGCTGGCCTGGGTATGGTCGGCCAGGCGATCGACGATGCGGCTGGCATTGCGCAGGCGGCGCTGGATCTGGATCAGCACGGCCAGGGTTTCGGGTTCGCGCTCGCTCAGCCCCTGCTGCTTGAGCAGGTCGATCTCGTATTCCATCGCCCGCAGTTCCGCCTTGATGCTGGTGCGGCGGCGCACCTTGTCGTTACTGGACAGGGCCAGGGCGACGCGATTCATCTCCAGCGACATCTTGATCAGCGAATCGTGCATGAACAGCAGCAGGTCGTTGCCGCTGAGCGCCCGCCGCAGGTAGGCGTAATCCGTGTGGGTGGCGAACAGCGTGTCCATCAACTGCAGCATGTCGACGAACATATTCCACACCATGACGCGGCGGGCGTCGCCCGCGCCCTTGCCGCGGGGCAGCTGGCGCAGCACCATGTCGCGGGCGGCCTGGTGTTTTTCCGTCATGGCGGACTGGCGCTGGATCACGGTGCTGTAGCAGGTGTCCAGGTCCTCGGCCTCATCGTAGAAGGCGGCGCGCGCTTCCATATAGTCGGCGGTGGCGAACAGGGCCACCGACATGGCCTGCTGTTCCTCGCGCAGCCAGAAGATGCGGCTGAAGGTCAGGCTGAAAGCCAGGTAGAAGAGGGCGCCGCCCAGGGTGCCGGCCGCGTGCAGCAGCACCTGGTTGGGCTGCAGGGGCGAGTGCATGGTCAGGGCCATCACCAGCAGGCCGCCGAAACCGATCAGGCCGCCGCGCTTGCCGAACACGGTCAGCATGGAATACGCGAAGCATTGCAGGGTCACCACCACCCACAGGATGGCGGGCTGCGTCGATGCAAAACCGGTGATGAACACCGTGAAGGTCGCCACCAGGGCGCCCCCCAGCATCTCGTTGGTGCGGTGGCGCTGCGGTCCGCCGGGCTGGTCGATGATGGACACGCACTGGGCGCCGAAGGTCGCGACCAGGCCCAGGGTGTAGCGGTCGAACACCACCCCCAGTATCAGGACTGGCAGCAGCATCCCGATGGCCTGCCGCACTCCGCCGAAAAAATAGTGGCTGTAGAGAAATTTGCGGAGGCTGGTAAGGCGCAAATCCATGGGCGGCGGGTCCGGGCGTGAGGGTGCGACAAGTATAGAGAGTGTGACGGCGGCTTTGGGGGGTTATGTCCCCGCAATTCGCGGTGAATTGTGTGGCATTTTTACGGCGATGACGGGGTTTTTACGTTCGCCGACCCGATTGATTTGCCAGGGCGTGGGCAAACACGGTAAAGTCGCTCGCTCGCACTGGCCGTTCATCTCTGGCTGGTGTCGAATGGCCAGCAAGACCGTCGGTCCACCGACCGGCAGCAAGCGCCAGTAGTACCCTGCCATTGGCCGCGCCAAAAGCGTGCAGTCAAGGCTTCCATTTCGATCTCCGCCGCCCATGTGGGCGTATGCACTGCGTTTTAGATGGACGCGTGCCGGATCGGTAGGGCGTTCGGGTGGCGCGGTTCCGTGAACCGCAAAGCGCCGATCGTGTTACCGCAGCCGGTATCGGGTTCCGCCGTCGCCGTATCCGGGCGAGGCACTCCAGAACGTTGGGCCGGAAACAGGGAAAGGAACACAATATGGAACTCAATGGCGCCGACATCGTCGTGCGTTGCCTTGCGGATGAGGGCGTGGAACACGTCTTCGGATACCCGGGCGGCGCGGTGCTCTACATCTACGACGCAATCTTCAAGCAAGACAAGTTTCAGCACATCCTCGTTCGCCACGAACAGGCTGCCGTGCATGCGGCCGATGCCTATTCGCGTTCGTCGAACAAGACGGGTGTCTGTATTGTCACCAGCGGCCCCGGCGTGACCAACGCGGTCACCGGCATCGCCACCGCCTATATGGACTCCATTCCGATGGTGATCATCAGCGGTCAGGTGCCCACCGCGGCCATCGGCGAAGACGCCTTCCAGGAATGCGATACCGTTGGCATCACGCGCCCCTGCGTGAAGCACAACTTCCTGGTGCGTGACGTCAAGGACCTGGCCGATACGCTGCGCCGCGCTTTCTATATCGCGCGCACCGGCCGTCCGGGCCCCGTGCTGGTCGACATCCCCAAGGACATCACCCTGGCGCCGGGCAAGTACACGCCGCCCAAGGGCGAAATCACCATGCGTTCCTACGCGCCGGTGACCAAGGGCCACCAGGGCCAGATCAAGAAAGCCGTGCAGATGCTGCTGGCGGCCGAACGGCCCATGATCTACACCGGCGGCGGGGTCATCCTGTCCGACGCGGCTCCGGAACTGACCGAACTGGTCGACCTGCTGGGCGCGCCCTGCACCAACACCCTGATGGGCCTGGGCGGCCTGCCGTCCAGCCATCCCAGCTTCCTGGGCATGCCCGGCATGCACGGCACGTACGAAGCCAATATGGCGATGCAGCACTGCGACGTGCTGCTGGCCATCGGTGCGCGCTTCGACGACCGCGTCATCGGCAATCCCAAGCATTTCGCGCAGAACCCGCGCAAGATCATCCACGTCGATATCGACCCCTCGTCGATTTCGAAGCGGGTGCGGGTGGACGTGCCTATCGTCGGCAACGTCAAGGACGTGCTGGTGGACATGCTGGCGCAGTTCCGCGCGGCTGAAAGCAAGCCGCCGGCGCTCACCAAGTGGTGGCAGCAGGTCAATACCTGGCGCGGCAAGGAATGCCTGAAATACACCAACTCGGACGAGGTCATCAAGCCGCAGTTCGTGGTGGAAAAGCTGTGGGAAGTGACCGGCGGCAACGCTTTCGTCACGTCCGACGTGGGCCAGCACCAGATGTGGGCGGCCCAGTACTACCGCTTCGGTTCGCCGCGCCGCTGGATCAACTCCGGCGGCCTGGGCACCATGGGCGTGGGCTTGCCCTATGCCATGGGCGTGCAGATGGCCAATCCGGGTGAGGACATTGCCGTGATCACCGGCGAGGCCTCCATCCAGATGAACATCCAGGAACTGTCGACCTGCCAGCAATACCATCTGACGCCCAAGATCGTGTGCCTGAACAACCGGTTCCTGGGCATGGTGCGGCAGTGGCAGCAGATCGACTACGGCTCGCGCTATTCCGAGTCGTACATGGATTCGCTGCCCGACTTCGTCAAGGTGGCGGAGGCCTATGGCCACGTCGGCCTGCGCATCGAGCGCCCGGCGGACGTCGAGCCGGCGCTGCGGGAAGCATTCAACAAGCATAAGAAACGATTGGTCTTCCTGGACTTCATCACCGACCGCACCGAAAACGTGTGGCCGATGGTCAAGGCCGGCCGCGGCCTGACCGAGATGCTGCTCGGTTCGGAAGATCTGTAAGAGGGCGCCATGAAACACGTTATCTCCATCCTGCTCGAAAACGAGCCCGGCGCCCTGTCCCGCGTGGTCGGCCTGTTCTCGGCCCGCGGCTACAACATCGAAACCTTGACCGTGGCGCCCACCGAGGACGACACGCTGTCCCGCATGACCATCGTCACCACGGGTTCGGACGAAGTGATCGAACAGATCACCAAGCACCTGAACCGCCTGGTCGACGTGGTCAAGGTCGTGGACCTGACCGAAGGCGCGCACATCGAACGCGAGCTCATGCTCGTGAAGGTGCGCGCGGTCGGCAAGGAACGCGAGGAAATGAAGCGCATGGCGGACATTTTCCGCGGCCGCATCATTGACGTCACCGACAAGTCCTACACCATCGAACTGACCGGTGTGCAGGAAAAGATCTCGGCCTTCATCGAGGCACTGGATCGCAGCGCGATTCTCGAAACCGTCCGCACGGGCGTTTCGGGTATTGGACGCGGTGAGCGAGTACTGAAGCTGTAGCCGCAGTGGAAGCCCATTTGTAGTTTTGATTTGAACCAGATTCTTAGATAAATATCGGAGCACCCCATGAAAGTTTTCTACGACAAAGATGCTGATCTCTCCCTCATCAAGGGCCGCACGGTCGCCATCATCGGCTACGGCTCGCAAGGCCACGCCCACGCCCTGAACCTGCATGATTCCGGCGTGAACGTCGTGGTCGGCCTGCGCAAGGGCGGCGCTTCGTGGAGCAAGGCCGCCAATGCCGGCCTGAAGGTCCAGGAAGTGGCCGAAGCCGTGAAGGGCGCCGACGTCGTCATGATGCTGTTGCCCGACGAAAACATCGCCAAGGTCTACCGCGACGACGTGCACGCCAACATCAAGGCGGGCGCCGCGCTGGCCTTCGCCCACGGTTTCAACGTGCACTACGGCCAGGTCGTGCCGCGCGAAGACATCGACGTCATCATGATCGCCCCGAAGGCCCCCGGCCACACCGTGCGCTCGACCTACAGCCAGGGCGGCGGCGTGCCCCACCTGGTGGCCGTGTACCAGGACAAGTCCGGCGCCGCCCGTGACGTGGCCCTGTCGTACGCCAGCGCCAACGGCGGCGGCCGTGCCGGCATCATCGAAACCAACTTCCGCGAAGAAACGGAAACCGACCTGTTCGGCGAACAAGCCGTGCTGTGCGGCGGTACCGTTGAACTGATCAAGGCTGGTTTCGACACGCTGGTGGACGCCGGCTACGCTCCCGAAATGGCCTATTTCGAGTGCTTGCACGAACTGAAGCTGATCGTCGACCTGATCTATGAAGGCGGTATCGCCAACATGAACTACTCGATCTCGAACAACGCCGAATTCGGCGAATACGAGACCGGCCCCAAGGTTGTCACCGACGAAACCCGCAAGGCCATGCGTCAGTGCCTGACCGACATCCAGACCGGCGAATACGCCAAGCGCTTCATCCTGGAAAACACGGCCGGCGCCCCGACCCTGACCTCGCGCCGCCGCATCAACGCGGAATCGCAAATCGAAGTGGTCGGTGCCAAGCTGCGCGCCATGATGCCCTGGATTGCCGCCAACAAGCTGGTGGACAAGTCCAAGAACTGATGGGCAGCCGGGGGAGGGTACAATCCTTGCCCCGTCGCCCGGGCCGCACTGCGTGTGTGGCCCGGGTATAGAATTTGCATCGGCGGCATGCTCAGGCATGCCGTTTTTTTTGCCTCATGCAGGCTCATTCCGTCTCGTCTTGCCGCAGCCGTCGGGGGCACAAACGGGGCCATATCGGTTAACCTTCGCCTACGATGAATAAACCCCCTTATCCCCATCCCATCATTGCCCGCGAGGGCTGGCCTTTCCTGGCCGGCGCCGTGGTAATTGCCGTGCTGGTGACGTTCTGGTCGCCGGCCGTGTCGGTGATCTTCTGGATCCTGGCCCTGTTCGTTTTGCAGTTTTTCCGCGATCCGCCCCGTATGGCGCCGGACTCGGCCAGCGCCGTGTTGTCCCCGGCCGACGGCCGCATCGTCGCGGTGGAAACCGTGCGCGACCCCTATGCGGACCGCGACGCGCTGAAGATCAGCGTGTTCATGAACGTGTTCAACGTCCACTCGAACCGCTCGCCGGTCGACGGCGAAGTGCTCGACGTGCAATATTTCCCTGGCAAATTCGTCAATGCCGCGCTGGCCAAGGCCTCGCTGGAAAACGAGCGCAATGCCATGGTGCTGCGCACGCCCGCCGGCCATACGGTCACCGCGGTGCAGGTTGCCGGCCTGGTTGCCAAGCGCATCCTCTGTTATGCCCGTAAGACCGACAAGTTGACCCGCGGCCAGCGTTACGGCTTCATCCGCTTCGGTTCGCGGGTGGACGTTTACCTGCCGCCGGCCGCGCGTCCGCGCGTGGCCCTGGGTGACAAGGTCAGCGCCACCAGCTCCGTGCTGGCCGACCTGCCCGCCGCCGTCACGGAATCGTCCGTGGGTTGAGGCGCCATCGCGCCCCACCTGCCTGATTCCCCAGACGCCATTCACGCCACTCCAGACGCCCGCCATGCCTAAACTTTCGATGCGCGACGCCGAGAATCGCCACCGCAGCATTTACCTGCTGCCCAATGCGTTCACCACGGCAGCCCTGTTCGCCGGTTTCTATGCCGTGGTGCAGGCCATGAACAACCAGTTCGAAGCCGCGGCCATCGCGATTTTCGCGGCCATGGTGCTGGACGGCATGGATGGTCGCGTTGCCCGGCTGACCAATACGCAATCCGCCTTCGGCGAGCAATACGACTCGCTGTCGGACATGACCTCCTTCGGCGTCGCGCCGGCGCTGGTCATGTACGAATGGATGCTCAATGAGCTGGGACGCTGGGGCTGGCTGGCCGCTTTCGTCTACGTGGCGGGCGCGGCCTTGCGCCTGGCCCGCTTCAACGCCAACATCGGCGTGGTCGACAAGCGTTACTTCCAGGGGCTGCCCAGCCCGTCGGCCGCCGCGCTGGTGGCCGGCTACGTCTGGCTGGCGGTCGACAACAAGCTGCCCATCCATGACTCCTTCATGGCGTGGACGGCCTTCGTGGTCACCATGTATGCGGGTATCGCCATGGTCACCAACGTGCCGTTCTACAGCGGCAAGAGCTTTACCCTGGGCCGCAGCGTGCCGTTCTGGGGCATCCTGGTGGTGGTGGCGGCTTTCGTCTTCGTGTCCAGCGATCCCCCGGTCGTGCTGTTCGGCCTGTTCGTCATCTATGGGGTTTCCGGCTGGTTCGTGCTGGCCTGGCGCTGGAGCCGGGCCCGCCGGCTGCAGCGTAATCGGATCCGCAACGGCGGTCCGTCGGCCTGATTTGTCCGCCTGGTTTCGAGTCAGGCGTTCAGCAGCGCAGGGGCCGCGGCTTTGACCGCGAAGGTTTCAGGGCCAGCCAAAGCGGTCCTCTTCGTACATGGGATCGGGCCCCGGGTGATGCCGCGTCACGCGGTCGCCCGCGCGGCCCATGTAGACGTACATCAGCGAATTCCAGGCGTCGCTTTCCCGATACCGGTAGGACCAGACCACCTGGCGCACGCTGGGCAGGCCCACCTCGTCGATGATGGCGGGCGGTCCGAATTCGCAGCGCACCCGTTCAGCCGGCCAATCGCCGTCGTCCAGCACCTTGAAATGCGCGTCCGTCAGCAGGCGTTCCACGCGGTCGATCCGGCCATCCGGGCCGACGTTGGCGCCCCAGGCGTACTGGCCCAAGGGCTGTTGGGTCCAGATCACCCGTTGCCCGCCTTGCGGCGGCGTGCAGGTGAAGTTGGGGCGGCCATAGCTGGCTTCGACCTGGGCCAGCGGCGCGCCCGGCGGCACCTTGGCCGCCATGTCGGCACAGCCCGCCAGACCGGCCAGCAGGACCAGTGGTGCCAGCGACAGGGCGGCCGGCCGGCGCAAACCGGCTTTCTTGGCGGGGCGCACCGTACGGCCCGTATGGCGGAAATGAATAAGGGACAGGGTTGGCATCATCGGCTCCAGGCGCCGCTGCAAGGTAGAGGCAAGGGTAGCGAAAGGACTATGGGGACAATTTCCCGCTTTCGGCTATAATCCCACGGCTTTTCCGACATAAGGTTCGGGAAGCGCGTATCCAAGGCATACAGTACTTATTTGGCAAGACGCATCGAAGAACGATGCCTGGCTCGTAGTACACATTATTTTTTAACCCACGTCTGGGCGCCTCGGCCCTGACGCATGTTCGAAGAGGTCATTACATGTCCGTCGCTGACATCAAGAAGTCCGATATCGTTGCGAAGTTCCAACGCGCCCAGGGCGATACCGGCTCCCCCGAAGTTCAGGTGGCTCTGCTCACCGCCCGCATCAACGAATTGACCGGTCACTTCAAAGAACACATGAAGGACCACCACTCGCGCCGCGGTTTGCTGCGCATGGTCAGCCGTCGTCGCAAACTGCTCGACTACCTCAAGGGCCGTAACCCCGATGCTTATCGCGCACTGATCGAAGCTCTCGGTCTGCGCAAGTGATCGACGGGGTCGGTTCCCCATGACGCAACCGTGGCCGGTGCGACTTTGTCGCAGCGGCCACGGTTTTTCATTTGTAAGGAATAATCGTCATGTTCAATAAAGTGACTAAAACGTTCCAATACGGCCAGCACACGGTCGTTCTGGAAACCGGCGAAATCGCCCGCCAAGCTTCCGGCGCTGTTGTCGTGTCGGTGGATGACACCGTCGTGCTCGCCACGGTCGTCGCGGCGAAGAAGCCCAAGGCTGGCCAGGATTTCTTTCCGCTGACCGTCGACTACATCGAGAAGACGTACGCCGCCGGCCGTATCCCCGGTGGTTTCTTCAAGCGTGAAGGCAAGCCCTCGGAAAAAGAGACGCTGACCTCGCGCCTGATCGACCGTCCGCTGCGTCCGCTGTTCCCGGAAGGTTTCTACAACGATGTGCAGGTGGTGATTCACACCGTCTCGGTCAATCCCGAGATCGATCCTGACATCCCCGCCATGATCGGCGCTTCCGCCGCCCTGGCCATCTCCGGCATCCCCTTCAACGGCCCGATCGGCGCCGCTCGCGTTGGCTACATCAATGGCCAATACGTGCTGAACCCGACCGCCGCGCAGGTCAAGACGTCGAACCTGAACCTGGTGGTCGCCGGTACCGAAACCGCCGTGCTGATGGTGGAATCGGAAGCCGACCAGCTGTCGGAAGAAGTCATGCTGGGTGGCGTGGTCTATGGCCACGAACAACTGCAAGCCGCCATCAACGCCATCCATGAACTGGTGCGCGACGCTGGCAAGCCCGACTGGGACTGGAAGCCCGCCGCCAAGGACGAAAGCCTGATCAGCGCGGTGACCGCTGCTGGCCAGGACGGCCTGGTTGCCGCCTACCAAGTTCGCGAAAAGCAGGCTCGTACCACCAAGCTGCGTGAAGTCTACAGCGACGTGCGCACCCGCCTGGCTGCCCAAGCCGCCGAAACCGGTGGCGCCGAGCCCGATGGCGTGACCGTCGACAACATCCTGTTCGACCTGGAATCGCGCATCGTGCGTAGCCAGATCCTGAACGGCGAACCGCGTATCGACGGCCGCGACACCCGCACCGTGCGTCCGATCAGCGTCCGTCTGGGCGTGCTGCCGCGCGCACACGGCAGCGCCCTGTTCACCCGCGGTGAAACGCAGGCTCTGGTGATCGCCACCCTGGGTACCAAGCAGGACGAGCAGATCATCGACGCGTTGATGGGCGAGTACCGTGACCGCTTCATGATGCACTACAACATGCCCCCCTTCGCCACGGGCGAAACGGGTCGCATCGGCGTGCCGAAGCGTCGCGAAATCGGCCACGGCCGTCTGGCCAAGCGCGCCCTGGTGCCGCTGCTGCCCGCGCCGGAAGATTTCCAGTACACCATCCGTATCGTCTCGGAAATCACCGAATCCAACGGCTCCTCGTCGATGGCATCGGTCTGCGGCGGTTCGCTGGCCATGATGGACGCTGGCGTGCCGGTTAAGGATCACGTGGCCGGCGTGGCCATGGGCCTGATCCTGGACAACGGCAAGTTCGCCGTGCTGACCGACATCCTGGGCGATGAAGATCACCTGGGCGACATGGACTTCAAGGTTGCTGGTACCGAGAAGGGCGTGACCGCTCTGCAGATGGACATCAAGATCCAGGGCATCACCAAGGAAATCATGCAGGTCGCACTGGCGCAAGCCCGTGAAGGCCGCCTGCACATCTTGAACGAGATGAAGAAATCCCTGGGCGAGTCGCGTGGCGAGCTGTCGGCGTTCGCGCCGCGCATGCTGACCATCAAGATCAACCCCGAGAAGATCCGTGACGTGATCGGCAAGGGCGGCGCCACCATCCGTGCGCTGACCGAAGAAACCGGCACGCAGATCGACATTTCGGACGATGGCACCATCGTGATTGCCAGCGTGGACGAAAACCAGGCCAAGGAAGCGCAACGCCGCATCGTCGAGCTGACCGCTGACGTTGAAGTGGGCCAGGTCTACGACGGCTCGGTGCTGCGTCTGCTGGACTTCGGCGCCATCGTGCAAGTGCTGCCGGGCCGCGACGGCCTGCTGCACATCTCGGAAATCGCCAACTACCGCATCGCCAACATCAACGACGTGTTGAAGGTTGGCCAGGCAGTGCGCGTGAAGGTCATCGAAGCTGACGACAAGGGCCGTCTGCGCCTGTCGATCAAGGCCATCGGTGGCATCGAGCTGCAGCAAAACCAGGGCGCCGCGGAAACGCCGGCCGCCACGGAAGCCCCGACGGCTGGCTAAGCCATCTGGGTGGTAGTACCGGCCTCCCGCCGCTTCTGGCGACGGGACGGCTGAAAGAACGGCGCCTGCGGGCGCCGTTCTCTTTTTGGGGTAAAGTTTGTCGGCATCGTTGGGGGTCGAGGGGGGCCGGGTGAACAAGACACGCATGATGGCGCTCGCGCTGCTCGTGGCCGCGGCCGGGGTGCTGCCCCTGGCTGGTTGCGTGAATCCCCAGGCGGGTTCCCGTGACGGCCGTGGTCCGCGCAGCGAAGGCATGTCCGCCGACCAGTTCGGCCAGACCGATTTCAATCGCACCGTCACGCTGGCCATGCGGGACAACCTGAACAGCCTCTATGCGCTGGCCGACAAGCTGTACCGGCGCAATCCGCGCGAATGGCGCAAGTCGGGCATGACCGATCAGGCCGCCGCCATGACGCGCCTGCACAATCTGGTCGACAACCGCATGGCGCCAGCCGGCTTGAACGGTCTGCGCGACATCCAGGTGCTGGCCGTGTCGCTGGATGCCAACTTCCAGGGTGACCGGGTCGCTGCTTTCATCTTCGGCCTGGCCGACACTGTCATTGCGGCGCACAACGGCAAGACGCGCTTTTACGTGGCGGACGTGCTGGACGGACAGCGGGTCTATAACGCGGCGCGCAACGTCGAGGCGGCGGCGTGGCTGCTGGCCAGTCGG is a window of Bordetella sp. N DNA encoding:
- the pnp gene encoding polyribonucleotide nucleotidyltransferase is translated as MFNKVTKTFQYGQHTVVLETGEIARQASGAVVVSVDDTVVLATVVAAKKPKAGQDFFPLTVDYIEKTYAAGRIPGGFFKREGKPSEKETLTSRLIDRPLRPLFPEGFYNDVQVVIHTVSVNPEIDPDIPAMIGASAALAISGIPFNGPIGAARVGYINGQYVLNPTAAQVKTSNLNLVVAGTETAVLMVESEADQLSEEVMLGGVVYGHEQLQAAINAIHELVRDAGKPDWDWKPAAKDESLISAVTAAGQDGLVAAYQVREKQARTTKLREVYSDVRTRLAAQAAETGGAEPDGVTVDNILFDLESRIVRSQILNGEPRIDGRDTRTVRPISVRLGVLPRAHGSALFTRGETQALVIATLGTKQDEQIIDALMGEYRDRFMMHYNMPPFATGETGRIGVPKRREIGHGRLAKRALVPLLPAPEDFQYTIRIVSEITESNGSSSMASVCGGSLAMMDAGVPVKDHVAGVAMGLILDNGKFAVLTDILGDEDHLGDMDFKVAGTEKGVTALQMDIKIQGITKEIMQVALAQAREGRLHILNEMKKSLGESRGELSAFAPRMLTIKINPEKIRDVIGKGGATIRALTEETGTQIDISDDGTIVIASVDENQAKEAQRRIVELTADVEVGQVYDGSVLRLLDFGAIVQVLPGRDGLLHISEIANYRIANINDVLKVGQAVRVKVIEADDKGRLRLSIKAIGGIELQQNQGAAETPAATEAPTAG